A single genomic interval of Chitinophaga sp. 180180018-3 harbors:
- a CDS encoding anhydro-N-acetylmuramic acid kinase: MLKFFAMVYNVIGTMSGSSLDGLDIVFAELTEVRGQWTYAIRAAESLPYEPEWVERLSAATSLPAREYMLLHTDYGHYTGRRILSFIEKNELDHKVHFIASHGHTTFHMPAQRMTAQLGDGAAITAATGLPVITDLRAVDVALGGQGAPIVPIGEKLLLPGYQFWLNLGGIANISAQLPERFTAFDVCPANRVLNELAAALHKPYDDGGRLAAGGTVDSPLLGQLNQLDYYKAPWPKSLANDFGTDTILPMINALHISVQGKLRTYVEHIAMQIAEAAKALKTQMPEGPAGMLVTGGGAFNTFLVETLQQHLTPLGITVTVPDEQTISFKEALIMAFIGTLRWRQEENIMSDVTGASRNSINGALWSSH; this comes from the coding sequence TTGTTGAAATTTTTCGCAATGGTATACAACGTGATAGGCACTATGTCTGGCAGCTCGCTGGACGGATTAGATATAGTTTTTGCAGAACTGACGGAGGTTCGCGGCCAATGGACCTATGCCATCCGGGCAGCTGAAAGCCTGCCCTATGAGCCGGAATGGGTGGAGCGGCTGTCTGCGGCTACTTCTTTGCCGGCAAGGGAATATATGCTGCTGCATACCGATTACGGTCATTACACAGGCAGGCGTATACTGTCGTTCATAGAGAAGAATGAACTGGATCACAAGGTGCATTTCATCGCCTCTCACGGACATACCACTTTTCATATGCCGGCACAGCGGATGACTGCCCAATTGGGCGATGGTGCGGCTATTACAGCAGCAACCGGATTGCCTGTGATCACCGACCTGCGGGCGGTAGATGTGGCCCTGGGTGGCCAGGGAGCACCAATTGTACCAATAGGGGAGAAGTTGTTGTTGCCAGGGTATCAGTTCTGGCTCAACCTGGGTGGAATCGCAAATATTTCGGCACAACTCCCGGAACGCTTTACGGCATTCGATGTTTGTCCGGCTAACCGCGTGTTGAATGAACTGGCCGCCGCACTTCACAAGCCTTACGACGATGGCGGCAGACTTGCAGCAGGTGGTACTGTAGACAGTCCGCTGCTCGGCCAACTGAATCAATTGGATTACTACAAGGCGCCCTGGCCCAAATCACTGGCCAACGATTTCGGCACGGATACCATTTTACCGATGATAAATGCGCTTCACATTTCTGTGCAGGGAAAGCTCCGCACCTATGTGGAACATATCGCCATGCAGATTGCTGAAGCAGCCAAAGCCCTGAAAACACAGATGCCTGAAGGGCCGGCAGGAATGCTGGTAACAGGAGGAGGTGCATTTAATACCTTCCTTGTGGAAACGTTACAGCAGCATCTGACGCCGCTGGGTATCACCGTAACGGTACCTGACGAACAAACCATCAGCTTTAAAGAAGCCCTGATTATGGCGTTTATAGGAACCCTGCGCTGGCGTCAGGAAGAGAATATTATGAGCGATGTAACCGGCGCATCGAGGAATTCCATCAACGGAGCACTCTGGAGCAGCCACTAA
- the ade gene encoding adenine deaminase, translating into MNTLQISGNLVDLFQQEIYPATVYISNGYISKIERNNNSYPHYLLPGFTDAHVHVESSMLIPSEFARLAVVHGTVATVSDPHEIANVLGVKGVEYMLENGSKVPFHFNFGAPSCVPATTFETAGATVDVADIEALMQRNDIRYLAEMMNFPGVLNRDTEVMAKIAAAHKAGKPVDGHAPGLRGEVAREYIAAGISTDHECFTMEEALDKLKYGMHILIREGSAARNFEALYPLLNEHSEKIMFCSDDKHPDNLVEGHINQLVRRALAHGIDLFKVLRAACINPVLHYKLTHGLLRENDPADLIVADDLRHFNILATYINGTKVAENGTSLIASVPSTPVNNFVGQEISTTDIRVSVNDSTLQQQEIKVIEALDGQLITNALTMQMPVNNGVVDSNPVEDVLKLVVVNRYRKAPPAVAFIRGFGLKRGAIASSVAHDSHNIIATGSDDESIIAAINAVIREKGGISVAGNHQTEVLPLPVAGLMSHLDGYAVAAQYSALDKAAKELGASLASPFMTLSFMALLVIPHLKLSDKGLFDGDSFQLLTNS; encoded by the coding sequence ATGAATACACTTCAGATTTCAGGTAATCTTGTGGACCTATTTCAACAGGAGATCTATCCTGCTACTGTCTACATCTCCAATGGTTATATCTCTAAAATTGAACGTAATAATAACAGCTATCCGCATTATCTGCTGCCAGGTTTCACTGATGCCCACGTACACGTGGAAAGCTCCATGCTCATCCCTTCCGAATTTGCAAGGCTGGCAGTGGTACATGGTACAGTGGCCACAGTGAGCGATCCCCACGAAATAGCTAATGTGTTGGGCGTAAAAGGGGTGGAATACATGCTGGAAAATGGCAGCAAAGTACCTTTCCATTTCAATTTCGGCGCGCCATCCTGTGTACCTGCCACTACATTTGAAACAGCCGGCGCCACCGTTGATGTAGCCGACATTGAAGCGCTAATGCAACGGAACGATATCCGTTATCTCGCTGAAATGATGAATTTTCCCGGAGTGCTGAACAGAGATACTGAAGTGATGGCTAAAATAGCAGCGGCCCATAAAGCTGGTAAACCTGTTGACGGCCATGCTCCCGGCCTGCGTGGCGAGGTTGCCCGTGAATACATCGCTGCCGGCATTAGTACGGATCATGAATGCTTCACGATGGAAGAAGCATTGGATAAACTGAAATATGGCATGCATATACTTATCCGTGAAGGAAGCGCCGCCCGGAATTTCGAGGCACTATACCCCCTGCTCAACGAGCATTCAGAAAAAATCATGTTCTGCAGCGACGATAAGCATCCCGACAACCTCGTGGAAGGCCATATTAACCAGCTGGTCAGAAGAGCGCTGGCTCACGGTATCGATCTTTTCAAAGTACTCAGAGCAGCCTGTATCAACCCGGTACTGCATTATAAACTGACTCACGGCCTGCTGAGGGAAAACGATCCCGCTGATCTTATTGTTGCTGATGACCTCCGGCATTTCAATATTCTTGCTACTTATATCAATGGCACTAAGGTGGCAGAAAACGGCACTTCCCTTATTGCGTCAGTTCCTTCAACACCGGTTAATAACTTTGTTGGACAGGAGATCAGCACAACTGATATTCGTGTATCCGTTAACGATAGCACCCTGCAACAACAGGAAATAAAAGTAATAGAAGCATTGGACGGACAACTGATCACTAATGCCCTTACAATGCAGATGCCTGTAAACAACGGCGTTGTTGACAGCAATCCTGTGGAAGATGTTTTGAAACTTGTAGTAGTGAACAGGTACCGCAAAGCTCCACCAGCTGTGGCATTCATTCGTGGATTCGGTCTGAAACGGGGCGCCATTGCATCTTCAGTAGCACATGACAGTCATAATATCATCGCCACTGGCAGCGACGACGAAAGCATTATAGCCGCCATTAATGCTGTAATAAGAGAAAAAGGCGGCATCAGTGTTGCCGGCAATCACCAAACGGAAGTGCTCCCGCTTCCTGTGGCCGGGCTAATGAGCCATCTTGACGGATATGCTGTAGCTGCACAATACAGCGCGCTCGACAAAGCAGCTAAGGAATTGGGGGCATCTCTTGCCTCTCCCTTTATGACATTATCTTTTATGGCATTACTGGTGATTCCGCATTTAAAGCTAAGCGATAAGGGATTGTTTGACGGGGATAGTTTCCAACTGTTAACTAATAGCTAA